A part of Primulina eburnea isolate SZY01 chromosome 10, ASM2296580v1, whole genome shotgun sequence genomic DNA contains:
- the LOC140803863 gene encoding mini zinc finger protein 2-like: MKKRQVVIRKQASQRTSSSQIVRTTVRYAECQKNHAANIGGYAVDGCREFMAGGGEGTAAALVCAACGCHLSFHRQDADTEVVGNNSSPS; this comes from the coding sequence ATGAAGAAAAGGCAAGTAGTGATCAGAAAGCAAGCATCTCAAAGGACCTCGAGTTCTCAGATTGTAAGAACGACTGTTCGATACGCAGAATGCCAGAAAAATCATGCGGCAAACATCGGAGGATACGCGGTGGATGGGTGCCGGGAGTTCATGGCCGGAGGTGGAGAAGGCACGGCTGCTGCACTCGTCTGCGCCGCCTGCGGTTGCCACCTGAGCTTCCACCGACAGGATGCCGACACTGAGGTGGTTGGTAACAATTCTTCACCTTCTTGA